A single region of the Cryptosporangium minutisporangium genome encodes:
- a CDS encoding SDR family NAD(P)-dependent oxidoreductase, with protein AAETVDSLDVLINNAGVHGYEDLADRAALEHHLAVNLFGLYAVTQAFLTRLIESQGTIVNVLSLAAVAAVPISPAYSISKAAAFSWTQSLRATLAGQSVDVHAVLPGPVDTDMVRDLEIPKASPQSVAAAILDALAKGEDEIFPDPFSQALADSWNRGAVKALERQNAALVGGPEPVAEGPRTLSSAPRTPGCSGSC; from the coding sequence TCGCCGCCGAGACCGTTGATTCGCTCGACGTCCTGATCAACAACGCGGGCGTCCACGGCTATGAAGACCTGGCCGATCGGGCTGCCCTCGAACATCATCTCGCGGTCAACCTCTTCGGCCTCTACGCCGTCACACAGGCCTTTCTGACCCGACTTATCGAGTCACAAGGCACGATCGTCAACGTGCTGTCATTGGCTGCGGTGGCTGCCGTGCCCATCAGTCCTGCGTACTCGATCTCCAAGGCGGCTGCCTTCTCGTGGACGCAGTCGCTGCGAGCCACTCTCGCCGGCCAGAGCGTGGACGTCCACGCCGTACTGCCCGGTCCCGTGGACACCGACATGGTGCGTGACCTCGAGATCCCGAAGGCGTCACCACAGTCGGTAGCCGCAGCCATCCTTGACGCGCTGGCCAAGGGAGAGGACGAGATCTTCCCCGATCCCTTCTCGCAGGCGCTTGCCGATAGCTGGAACAGAGGGGCGGTCAAGGCGCTCGAACGTCAGAACGCGGCGCTCGTCGGAGGCCCAGAACCAGTAGCGGAAGGGCCGAGAACACTCAGCTCCGCGCCGAGAACGCCCGGCTGCTCGGGGAGCTGCTGA